In Lacibacter sp. H407, the genomic window AGCTGTTCCAAATCTTCCAACTTTCTTCCGCCTGAATCAACAACATATCAGCCCCGTTTTTGATCACTGCTCCCTGCGCTTCGGCCATTTGCAGGAAAGCAGTTTTTTCGGGGTTGTAGATGAGATCATAACAAAGAAAACGATTATTTATGCAATGATAAGGTAATGATGGTTTATCAAGTACATTCGGTTGCATACCCAATGGTGTTGTGTTGATAACTAATTGAACAGTTTGCATCACTGCTTCATCGAGTTCATCGTAGCTGATTGTGGTTGCACTCTTGTTACGGGAAACCGATTGGTATGTGATGCCTAACTGCTTCAACACCCATGCCACAGCTTTGGCGGCACCACCGGTACCGAGTATTAATGCATGCTGATGATGTGCCTGCAAAAATGGTTCAATTGATTGCCGGAAGCCTGTTACATCTGTATTATAACCAATCAATTTACCGTCTTTGACCTGGATGCAATTACAGGCACCGATCTCCTGAACGGCGGCCGATTGCTCATGCAAAAAAGGAAGCACCGCTTCTTTATAAGGGATGGTTACATTGATGCCTTCCAAATCTTTTACTTGTTGTATTAGATTTGGAAACTCGTTGATGGATGCAATCGGATACAACTCATAACTACAGTTATGAATTCCCTCTTCAGCAAACTTCTGTGTGAAATATTTTTTTGAAAATGAATGACTCAACGGGTAGCCTATCAATCCAAACTGCCGCATTATGCTTTTT contains:
- a CDS encoding shikimate dehydrogenase family protein, which codes for MRQFGLIGYPLSHSFSKKYFTQKFAEEGIHNCSYELYPIASINEFPNLIQQVKDLEGINVTIPYKEAVLPFLHEQSAAVQEIGACNCIQVKDGKLIGYNTDVTGFRQSIEPFLQAHHQHALILGTGGAAKAVAWVLKQLGITYQSVSRNKSATTISYDELDEAVMQTVQLVINTTPLGMQPNVLDKPSLPYHCINNRFLCYDLIYNPEKTAFLQMAEAQGAVIKNGADMLLIQAEESWKIWNS